A segment of the Deltaproteobacteria bacterium genome:
GGCACGTCCGGGTGCCGGGGGTCGCGCTTTTCGAGATAAACCCAGGTGGGGACCAGCGATCCGTCCGTGACGAAGGCCATCTGGCCCGGAGAGTCCAGCCCCAGGCCGCGGGCGTTCCCCTCGCCGCGAACGATCGCCATGTTCGAGGCCGGAGCGCCGCCGTAGCCCATGATGAATTTGGGCTTGAACTTCATGGTCGCGGCCGTCAGCGCGGCAGTGACCCAGCCGGTGGTGCCGTAACCCGACTCGGTAATCAGCACTTCCTTGGCTTTCTGAAAATCCTCGAGCGTTCGGAGATTGTATTGTTTTCCCGCCGCCCACACGTACTGGCCCGCGGAAATACGGCCGATCCAACTGAACTCCCTGAGCTTGTAATGCGTCTCTTTGAACAACTGGCTGACGATAGCGCCCGGCAGGTTGACGATGCCGATGGTGTACCCGTCCGGCTTGGAATTCGCCAGCAGGTTCCACGAAATGATTCCCCCCGCCCCCGGCACGTTTCTGATGATAATGTTGACCCCGAGCTTCTTCCTCATCACACGGGCCACCGCCCGGCTGTGCAGGTCGAACCCGCCTCCTGGAAGAGCATTGATCAGCCAGGTGATGGTCTTGTTGGGATACTTGTCACCATCGGCCGCCAAGGAGCCCTGCACGGCCGCCAAGACGAGCAAAACCGCCGCGAAAACCGCCAAACAGTATCGGCGCATCATCGTTTACCTCCTGCATCTCCGGA
Coding sequences within it:
- a CDS encoding tripartite tricarboxylate transporter substrate binding protein, encoding MMRRYCLAVFAAVLLVLAAVQGSLAADGDKYPNKTITWLINALPGGGFDLHSRAVARVMRKKLGVNIIIRNVPGAGGIISWNLLANSKPDGYTIGIVNLPGAIVSQLFKETHYKLREFSWIGRISAGQYVWAAGKQYNLRTLEDFQKAKEVLITESGYGTTGWVTAALTAATMKFKPKFIMGYGGAPASNMAIVRGEGNARGLGLDSPGQMAFVTDGSLVPTWVYLEKRDPRHPDVPTVGELGFPQLSVLAASRVVAAPPKMPKDRMAVLIKAFRESIEDPETQAAFKGMKAKTLPVYGDDWLPVMQTQFELIQANAEVFKKALK